The window AGATAAAAGTCGCAGTTTTCATAAGTAAGTTCGTATAAGTAATCCAAGAAGTAGTTAGCAAAAATATTGTTGTGATTGTATgcacaatattaaaaaagaagtgTTATAAAAATGAGTACTATCTTTATAATGATTTatcatgaaaatatgttttaattattgtagGTTTCCAGATGATGATGGTTTAAGACAGAAATGGATGGCTTTTGCTGGAATAAGTTCTATAACCAAGTATACAAAACTTTGTAGTGATCACTTTGCTACGAGTGCCTATGAAGACTTTGATGGAAGTAAAATTAAAAGATCTTTACGGAAATCTGCGGTCCCTTGCAAATTTGTATCAACAGATCAAGCTCAAAGTGTTAACTACTCAGTCACAAAAGATCAAACACAACTGAATTTACAAAAACAGTCATGTGTCAGTAATGTTTCTGTAAATACTGTAGTTAATGTGCTACCCTCTATCAACAATGATTTGCCTGCAAATACTAGTAGAGCATTTGGTGAAAATAAGCAAGATCT is drawn from Belonocnema kinseyi isolate 2016_QV_RU_SX_M_011 unplaced genomic scaffold, B_treatae_v1 SchBZDm_2538;HRSCAF=2782, whole genome shotgun sequence and contains these coding sequences:
- the LOC117182537 gene encoding uncharacterized protein LOC117182537 — encoded protein: MPYYCVLCKKEPIPADKSRSFHKFPDDDGLRQKWMAFAGISSITKYTKLCSDHFATSAYEDFDGSKIKRSLRKSAVPCKFVSTDQAQSVNYSVTKDQTQLNLQKQSCVSNVSVNTVVNVLPSINNDLPANTSRAFGENKQDLCQPLSHRTSNSSVAVDLNTSKIFSTNSSVAVNLGTSSNLSKSHCDNISRNNFSTQVLQEQITQQTVFNNTQFNDNRTNLK